One Streptomyces dangxiongensis genomic window, CGGCGGCAACGACGCGAACGTCGACTACATCAGCTATGCCACGGCCTTCGGCGCCGACGCAGCGAACCTCCTCGCCGACGCCGTCGCCGACCACGCGCCGCCCGCCGACCTGCCCCCTTATCCGGGCCTGAAGGGCAGCCTGCCCGGCGGCGCGGCACGCTGGCGCAAGGCCACGCTCATGGCCTGCGGCGACTACACCGGCGACGGGCGCGGCGATCTCCTCGTCGTCCACTCCGACGGCGCCCTCACCCTGCACCCCGGGGACGGCAGGGGCGGGTTCCGCGCCGAGAAGCAGCTACGGAAGGCCAACTCCACCTGGACCCACGCCCGGAGCCTCACCGGCGGCACCTTCACCGGCGACGGCCGGTCCGGCCTGCTGGTGCGCTGGTCCGACGGCGGGGTCACCCTCTACCCGGCCCCCGGCCCCGCCGGCCCGGGCCGCGAGATCCGGATGGCACCGCCCGGCTCCGCCTGGAAGAACGCCGCCCAGCTCACCACCGGCGCCTTCCACGACGGCCCGGACGGCCGGAGCGGCACCGACCTGCTGGTCCGCCGGGCCGACGGCGCTCTCACCCTGTATTCCGGCACCGGTACCGGCGGCTTCGGCCCCGCCACCCCGCTCCGCGCGGCGAACAGCACGTGGACCAGGGCCGCCCTGCTCACCGGCGGCGGCTTCGGCGGCACCGGCGTCGCAGACCTGTTCGTGCGCTGGACGGACGGCGCGCTCGACACCTACACCGACACCTCCGCCGCGGGACCCGGCACCGCGGCCCGGGTGCGCGGCCCGAACAGCCTGTGGCAGCACGCCCAGGTGCTGACCGCCGGCGACCTCACGGCCGACCACCGCGCCGACGACCTGGTTGTCCGCTGGTCCGACGGCGAGACCACCCTGTACGCCGACACCGGCACCAAGGCCCTCGGCACCGAGTACACCCTGGTCCACCCCGGCACCTGACCGCACGGCAGAGCACCACACCGCACCACAGGCACCACACCCAGGGGGAACGATGCGAGCGACGATCCGACCGGCCGGCGGCCCCGCCGTACTCACGGCAACGCTGGCGCTGGCGCTGACGGCGTGCGGCACCACCACGACGGCCGCACCGGATGCCACCGCGCCGCCCACCACCTCACCGTCCGCCACCGCGCCACCGTGCCGGACGGCCGCACTCACCTGGACGCTGTCCCTCACCGGCGGTGGCACGGGCGAGGACGACGGCCGGCCCAACGCCCGGCTCACCGCCGTCAACAAGGGCCCCGGCAACTGCGCGTTCGCGGGATACCCGGGGCTGGAGATCCACCAGGGCAAGGCGGACGGCATCGAGGGTGCGGGAGACGGTCACCCCGCCTCCCTCACCCTGCCCGGCAGGGCGGCCGTGGCCGTGGACCTCCGCTACACGCCCCGCGGCACGAAGGGCGCCGGCACCTGGTGCGTACGGCAGAACGAGGCCGTGGTGCGGGCACCGCACGACACCCACGGCACGGTCGTCCCCGTCACGGACGAGCACCGGCGTCCCGCCACGATCGACGCGTGCGGGGAGACCCTCGCCATGGCCGCCCCGCGCCGCGCGCCCGCCGGGACCTGAGGACGGCCGTACCGCCGGCGCGGCCCCGGGGGCGTCGGCCGGGGCCGGCGAGGACGGCACGAGGACGACGGCGAGGACCACTCCTCGCCGGGACGGAGCCGGGCAACGGCCGTCCGGCGCGGTCCGTCCTGCGGGCGCTCGCCGGGGCGGGCCCGGGGAACGGCCGTCTGGCGCAGTCCGTCCTGCGGGCGGCGGCGGCCCTGTGGCACCGTGCCGTCATGGGTGACCTCCTCCTCGTCCGGCACGGTGAGACCGAGTGGTCGCGGACCGGCCGGCACACCGGCTCCACCGACGTGCCCCTCACCGGCCACGGGCGGGACGAGGCACGCCGGCTGGTCCCGCTGATCCGCTCCCACCGCATCGGGGCGGCCTTCGTCAGTCCCCTGCTCCGGGCCCGGGAGACCGCCCGGCTCATCGGCGTCCCGGACGCCCTCGTCGACAGCGACCTGCGCGAATGGGACTACGGCGGCTACGAGGGCGTGACCACCGTGGAGATCCAGCGGCAGCGGCCCGGCTGGTTCCTCTTCACGGACGGCGTCGACCCCGGCCCGCCCGACCACCCGGGTGAGACGCCGGAGCAGG contains:
- a CDS encoding trypsin-like serine peptidase, with the protein product MFSYGFRRAAVALLSAALLGVTAPAARAAAPAPPGPTAGREARQAAQFWTAQRMAGARPLDTARQPSSAPGRPAAARRPQGTLFKGTRLVGTFFGSDGPRGTTWHCTGSVIDTRARNIVLTAAHCALNMKGDYIFVPKFVKGADPGRQPYGIFHIQRIFIDPRYTPDRGSTTTKKVSSDLDTAFARVSANQNGKSLQDAVGGGLTFTRPSGYTHQKVTVVGYPSHRHNSAGRAVRCTVPTTQLRGYRQMSMTCGGYYGGVSGSPWITDYKEDARAGHVIGNLGGYNGGGNDANVDYISYATAFGADAANLLADAVADHAPPADLPPYPGLKGSLPGGAARWRKATLMACGDYTGDGRGDLLVVHSDGALTLHPGDGRGGFRAEKQLRKANSTWTHARSLTGGTFTGDGRSGLLVRWSDGGVTLYPAPGPAGPGREIRMAPPGSAWKNAAQLTTGAFHDGPDGRSGTDLLVRRADGALTLYSGTGTGGFGPATPLRAANSTWTRAALLTGGGFGGTGVADLFVRWTDGALDTYTDTSAAGPGTAARVRGPNSLWQHAQVLTAGDLTADHRADDLVVRWSDGETTLYADTGTKALGTEYTLVHPGT
- a CDS encoding histidine phosphatase family protein, which codes for MGDLLLVRHGETEWSRTGRHTGSTDVPLTGHGRDEARRLVPLIRSHRIGAAFVSPLLRARETARLIGVPDALVDSDLREWDYGGYEGVTTVEIQRQRPGWFLFTDGVDPGPPDHPGETPEQVGERADRVLARADAALADTEGAVVLIAHGHFLRVLTARRLGLSPRHGALFQLATGTLCRLGTEHGRPVVAGWNIRPQG
- a CDS encoding DUF4232 domain-containing protein codes for the protein MRATIRPAGGPAVLTATLALALTACGTTTTAAPDATAPPTTSPSATAPPCRTAALTWTLSLTGGGTGEDDGRPNARLTAVNKGPGNCAFAGYPGLEIHQGKADGIEGAGDGHPASLTLPGRAAVAVDLRYTPRGTKGAGTWCVRQNEAVVRAPHDTHGTVVPVTDEHRRPATIDACGETLAMAAPRRAPAGT